The DNA window GGCTGTTATATGATGCTTGCAATGGGAGCTGGACAGCCAAACCGTGTTGATTCCATCCGCAAACTTGCCGCCACAAAAGCACGTGAAAATTTACAGGTAATATATGAACGTGAAAATCCAGATATGGATTTTGAAAAATATTGTGAACAAGTTATGTCTAATTGTGTCATGGCATCAGATGCGTTTTTCCCGTTTGATGATAGTGTCATCCATGCTAATGAATACAATATAAAATATATACTGTCACCTGGTGGTTCCATAAGGGATAATGAAGTTATTGATACAGCAAATAGACTTGGTATTTCACTGGTGTTTACCGAAATGAGACACTTTTTACATTAAATTTTATATTTTAGATGTTTAATCTTTATATATAACCTTATATATAAAATATTTCAAATAAGATTACAAAAACAAAACCATCAGGTTGGTAACTTGAAATCAAGCGGATTACTAAGCATATTAACCTTTTCAGAAAAACGAAAAGAACTACTATTTTTATTATTAGAGGAACCCAAATCCTTGTCAGAAATTAAAAACTATTTTGGTGTCTCCTCTCCAGAAATATCTCCACGAATTAAAGAAATGGAAGAAGCAAATTTAATATGTAAAAGCGATAAGAGGTATCATATTACATCTATAGGGAAAATTGCAGCAAAATACCTGCAACCATTGCTGGATTACCTAAATGTTATAGAAAAACATGAAGATTTCTGGAAGGAACACACATTACAGGATATTCCTGAAGAACTCTTGGAAAGGTTAAGCGACTTGAATAATTGTGAACTTCTTGAAGACAGTACTGAACATATCTATGAATCACACAAAGAATTCACAGATAACATCTCTAAATCCACTGTTGTAAAAGGACTTTCATCCATATTTATTCCTACATATCCGCCTTTTTTTGAAAAACTTGCAATAAACAATGTTCCCACCTCACTTATACTGACTGAACCGGTATTTGAAAAAGTTAAAAATGAACATACAGAGCAGATACAGACATACTTGGATGCAGAAAGCACCAGTTTATATGTACTGGATGATGCCAAACTTGCTTTTGTAGTCACCGATTATTTCTTTTCCCTTTCCCTGTACTTTGAAAATGGTAGATTTGACCCTCATAAAGATTTACTCGGTTTTGATGATTCCGCTCTGAATTGGGGAGATGACCTTTTCAATTACTATAAAAATAAATCTAGGGAAATAAAATCCCTATGAAAGCTTGAAGGCTAACTATAGTTGTAGATTCACCATCTATCATGAATAACCGTTTGAACCGCTTCCGTTTTGGCTCATTTTCTGCTGGAGTTGAAAATTCCCTGATGTATAAAATACCTATTATGAAACTGTAAATCAAAATCACCGGTTCAAAAGCTATATAACCAAACATCACAGCAACAAAAAGACCCATATGAGACATAAGTTGTAGAACCAACAAAAGATTTTTGGCTTTTTTCTCCCCGAGTGCTAAAGGAAGAGTCTTGATTCCAGCCATTGCATCTCCTTTTGCATCTTTGAAATCAAACATGGTTGAATTTATAAACAATTTACTGCTAAAGTAAATAAATATGAAAAAAAGCGGTATTAAACTGTTAATAGATATTCCAGCTATACCCGTTATAAAAACGCCCCATGTTAATCCTACTACCAAATTTTTAACACCAAGACCTCCTTTTAATTTTAAACTGTATCCCCCAACTTTTAGACCCTTGCTGTAAAGATAACCTGTTATAAACGGCAAGAAGGGTATCAAATACAAACCTTTCATAATAAGTATACTTGTTCCCACAATAAAAGCCGCCAGAGATACAAGAAAAGCTACTTTTTTGTACGATCCACCAAGTTCAGACCTGTTTACTGCATCCTCATCAGAATCCAGTGTTCGATCAAGAGTGTAAACTGTATATATAATTAAACCACCCGCAAAACAAGTTAAAAGGCTTATATGTGCATTTAACAGAAGAAGAGCCAGATATATTCTCAAAGCTCCTGAAAAAGAAACAAGTGTAGAACTGTTTAACAGATGTAAAGTTGCTAATAACCTTTTGTTATCGAATAAATAATTTTTTTCAAACCAGTTAGATGATATAAATTTTCGTTTTATATTTCTTTCAAAACTACCCCAGTATATTTTTTTAAAGCCATTCATACCCTACTAATATTGAACAAGCAACTAATTTTAGTAACCTGATATAATATTAGTTTAATGATATAATTATATCATTAATATAATTTTATTGTAAATTACTAATATATAATTAAAATTCTATATTAACTTATATAATCTACCATATATAAGGTAACAGTATTTAGTTGAATAAACTAAAGCTAAAATAATAAAAATCCTGGAGGCCAAACCATCCTTAATAATAAAAATGACGAAGAATACTATTTTATCAAAAAGTGGGAAGAAACCACTATGGGTAAAATGGTATGGAAATTTAACGTTTTAAGAACCAATGCTAAGGGTGGTGTTGAAAAAGACATTACATTTGGTAACAATTCCTATTACTGGATAGATCATACAGGTCTACATTTTCATTTTGGGTCGTTAAATGAAATTTTAACAGATGAAACTGTAGATGCTACCATCTGGTTTATAGCAAACGTTATCGATTTTACATGTCCACTTGCTACAAAACAATCTTCAACTTTTGCTGATAAATTAATACAAACTATAAAAACTGAAAATATTCCCTATTCAAATGAAGATGATAGCATCAACATATTCATTAGTTGGAAATCTCTGGCGATGATAACCGAACACAGACACATACCAGAACTGGATAATATAACAGTACATATAAACGGATACTGTTATAATATTACAATGCAAAATAGATTAATTAAGATTAACCAATTTTAACCAGTTTTTCCAAGTCCTGCAAAAACAAATCCAGATTTTTGTGAGTTAAATGAGGCATCAGAACAAGCCTTAAAGCTCTGGGATTTCGTGTAATTGATACATACCAACCGAATTCATCTCTTAACCTTGCTCTAAGCGTATCCGGATCCTGTACATCAAGTGTTACTACATTCATTACAGGTTCAATTAAAGGATTGATTCCAATTTTCTTTGCACCCTCAACCAAATCATTAGTAAGGTCCATACATTGTTTTACAATTTGACGGTAACCTTCTTTTCCCAGATAAGACATTACAGCATATGTAGCAGCTACTGAGGCTCCACTTCTTGTCCCTGTAAGTGACGATTGAGTACTGATAGTTAAATAAGGAGTATGTGTCTGTAGGTGATTCAAATCTTCCCTGTTCCTGAACAGTATACCACCAGAGGGAATAGTGCTAAAACCCATCTTATGAGGGTCAAGTGCTATGGATGTAACCCCATCCAGTACAAAATCAAAATGATATGATGTTTCAAGGAATGGAATTACAAAACCTCCAAAAGCAGCATCAACATGAAGATAAAGATTATTTTCCAGAGCTATATCAGAAAGAGAATTTATCGGGTCTATCTGACCGAATTCAGTCGATCCTGCAATTCCTACAAGCCCAATCGTATTGGAATCTATAAGAGACTTAACAGAACCTATATCCACTTTGAATTTGGAATCCAATTCTGCTTTTTTGACCTCAATCCCCAGTATATTTGCTATTTTGTCAAATGAAAAATGAGCTGATTCAGGAACAATTACATTAGGATTTGCTACATTACTTGAATTAACCATTGTTCTAAGTGCCTGTATATTGGACTCTGTTCCGCCTGTAGTTATGTAACCATGTACTGAAGAACAATGCAGAAGCTGTCCCATCATATTGATAACTTCTTTTTCAAGAGAATATGTTCCTGGAAACAATCCAGGGTCTCCCATATTAGCTTCTATGAACTTTGTATGAGCTTGTACTGCTACATCATGAGGATAGGTGCACATCGCACTTAAAACACGTTCATAACCCACATCATTGGATTTTGCTGTATCTAATAAATCAGTTAACTTTTGATTGGATATTCCTTTTTCATTCATATTAAACCAGAATGTAGGATACCAGTTATTAATATTGTGTTTAAATTATAATCGATTTTTACTTTTAATAATTACAGGTGATTTG is part of the Methanohalobium evestigatum Z-7303 genome and encodes:
- the mfnA gene encoding tyrosine decarboxylase MfnA, with the translated sequence MNEKGISNQKLTDLLDTAKSNDVGYERVLSAMCTYPHDVAVQAHTKFIEANMGDPGLFPGTYSLEKEVINMMGQLLHCSSVHGYITTGGTESNIQALRTMVNSSNVANPNVIVPESAHFSFDKIANILGIEVKKAELDSKFKVDIGSVKSLIDSNTIGLVGIAGSTEFGQIDPINSLSDIALENNLYLHVDAAFGGFVIPFLETSYHFDFVLDGVTSIALDPHKMGFSTIPSGGILFRNREDLNHLQTHTPYLTISTQSSLTGTRSGASVAATYAVMSYLGKEGYRQIVKQCMDLTNDLVEGAKKIGINPLIEPVMNVVTLDVQDPDTLRARLRDEFGWYVSITRNPRALRLVLMPHLTHKNLDLFLQDLEKLVKIG
- a CDS encoding UbiA family prenyltransferase, whose product is MNGFKKIYWGSFERNIKRKFISSNWFEKNYLFDNKRLLATLHLLNSSTLVSFSGALRIYLALLLLNAHISLLTCFAGGLIIYTVYTLDRTLDSDEDAVNRSELGGSYKKVAFLVSLAAFIVGTSILIMKGLYLIPFLPFITGYLYSKGLKVGGYSLKLKGGLGVKNLVVGLTWGVFITGIAGISINSLIPLFFIFIYFSSKLFINSTMFDFKDAKGDAMAGIKTLPLALGEKKAKNLLLVLQLMSHMGLFVAVMFGYIAFEPVILIYSFIIGILYIREFSTPAENEPKRKRFKRLFMIDGESTTIVSLQAFIGILFP
- a CDS encoding helix-turn-helix transcriptional regulator, with the translated sequence MKSSGLLSILTFSEKRKELLFLLLEEPKSLSEIKNYFGVSSPEISPRIKEMEEANLICKSDKRYHITSIGKIAAKYLQPLLDYLNVIEKHEDFWKEHTLQDIPEELLERLSDLNNCELLEDSTEHIYESHKEFTDNISKSTVVKGLSSIFIPTYPPFFEKLAINNVPTSLILTEPVFEKVKNEHTEQIQTYLDAESTSLYVLDDAKLAFVVTDYFFSLSLYFENGRFDPHKDLLGFDDSALNWGDDLFNYYKNKSREIKSL